Proteins co-encoded in one Deltaproteobacteria bacterium genomic window:
- the cobU gene encoding bifunctional adenosylcobinamide kinase/adenosylcobinamide-phosphate guanylyltransferase: MSTKARVKDQRVVVVTGGARSGKSRFAKELAKQSGGEVVFVATASAQDEEMIRRIERHRRSRPRQWKMVEEEVDLVGVIDVLGEESKTVIIDCITLWLSNLIERGHRDKEILQETKRLSRALLQSPHTVILVTNDVGSGIVPENALARRFRDLAGEVNQILASSSQEVYLMVAGIPVKIKPNKPKVGGYL, translated from the coding sequence GTGTCAACCAAAGCTAGGGTTAAAGATCAGAGAGTCGTCGTTGTCACGGGAGGTGCACGGAGTGGCAAGAGCCGCTTTGCAAAGGAATTGGCGAAGCAAAGCGGGGGAGAAGTGGTCTTTGTCGCCACCGCGTCTGCGCAGGACGAAGAGATGATAAGGAGGATAGAAAGGCACAGGAGGTCGCGTCCGCGCCAGTGGAAGATGGTGGAGGAGGAAGTAGACCTCGTGGGCGTTATCGACGTCCTCGGTGAAGAGTCTAAGACCGTCATAATCGACTGCATCACGCTCTGGCTCAGTAACCTGATCGAACGCGGGCACCGGGACAAAGAGATCCTTCAGGAAACCAAGAGGCTCAGCAGGGCCTTGCTACAATCCCCCCATACCGTGATCCTTGTCACCAACGATGTGGGCTCGGGGATCGTACCCGAAAATGCCCTCGCCCGCCGTTTCCGCGACCTGGCAGGAGAGGTAAATCAGATCCTGGCTTCGTCTTCCCAGGAAGTCTACCTAATGGTGGCAGGGATACCTGTGAAGATAAAACCAAATAAACCCAAGGTTGGGGGCTATCTGTGA
- a CDS encoding ABC transporter ATP-binding protein: MKGSILEIEGLSCGYGKRVVLHDVSFGVKREEFVGVIGPNGSGKTTLIRAINGLLPSKKGIILLEGKATKRMSRRELATKVAVVTQSPEATPPFSVEEFVLLGRVPHWGRFQLLETKKDVEMAEKVMALTRIGYLRGRRMGELSGGERQLAFLARALVQEPQLLFLDEPTAHLDIGHQIQIMDLLRKLNRESSLTIMVVLHDLNLAGLYCERLILLNEGHLHRTGTPKGVLTERVIEEVYRTSVRVIEAPVKARPIILPVPGEE, translated from the coding sequence ATGAAGGGGTCGATACTGGAGATTGAAGGTCTTTCCTGTGGTTACGGGAAGAGGGTTGTCCTGCATGATGTGAGCTTTGGGGTGAAGAGAGAAGAGTTTGTTGGGGTAATTGGTCCCAATGGTTCAGGTAAGACCACCCTCATAAGGGCGATCAATGGCCTTCTTCCCTCCAAAAAAGGGATTATTCTCCTTGAGGGAAAGGCAACAAAAAGGATGAGTCGCAGGGAGCTGGCGACAAAGGTGGCCGTGGTGACCCAATCGCCAGAAGCTACACCACCCTTTTCTGTGGAGGAGTTTGTCCTGTTGGGGAGGGTTCCTCATTGGGGCAGATTTCAACTCTTGGAGACTAAAAAGGATGTGGAGATGGCAGAGAAGGTCATGGCACTGACAAGGATAGGTTATTTGAGAGGAAGGAGGATGGGGGAGCTCAGCGGTGGCGAGAGGCAGCTTGCCTTTTTGGCCCGGGCCCTCGTCCAGGAACCCCAGTTGTTGTTCTTGGATGAGCCCACGGCCCATCTCGACATAGGCCATCAGATCCAGATCATGGACCTTCTGAGGAAATTGAATAGAGAGAGTTCCCTGACCATAATGGTGGTCCTGCATGACCTCAACCTCGCAGGCCTCTACTGCGAAAGGCTCATCCTTCTGAACGAAGGCCACCTTCACAGGACCGGCACCCCCAAAGGAGTGTTGACAGAAAGGGTGATAGAGGAGGTCTATCGGACTTCGGTGAGGGTTATAGAGGCCCCTGTAAAGGCCAGGCCCATTATCTTACCTGTTCCAGGGGAAGAGTAA
- a CDS encoding ABC transporter substrate-binding protein, which yields MEYKKDILSAFLPFAFFLFFLGDAFALPSSPIPQRIVSLVPTLTEELYLLGVGDRVVGVTIYCQRPPEAQSKQKVGTVIDVNVEKVLSLSPDLVLASPLVDHKQVEKLRDLGMRVEIFQEAKDFHGLCENFLSLSHLVAQEQRAAEIIEEAKRGLEATKKRVEGLPRPEVFVQIGANPLFTATGNSFVNEFIEFAGAINIAGDAKTGIYSREEVIRRNPDVILIVTMGIVGEQEKEVWLNYKTINAVKNRKIYTVDSYRFCSPTPLSFVVTVKELARIFHEDG from the coding sequence ATGGAATATAAAAAGGATATATTGAGCGCTTTTCTTCCTTTTGCCTTTTTTCTTTTCTTTCTCGGCGATGCTTTTGCTTTACCCAGTTCCCCTATCCCTCAGAGGATAGTTTCCTTAGTCCCCACCTTAACGGAGGAGCTTTACCTTCTGGGAGTGGGTGATAGGGTTGTGGGTGTCACTATCTATTGTCAGAGGCCACCTGAGGCCCAAAGCAAGCAAAAGGTGGGGACGGTAATTGATGTGAATGTAGAAAAGGTTCTGAGCCTCAGTCCCGATTTGGTGCTTGCCTCCCCCCTTGTCGATCACAAGCAGGTAGAAAAGTTGCGGGATTTGGGCATGAGGGTGGAGATCTTTCAGGAGGCCAAGGACTTTCACGGGCTTTGCGAAAATTTCCTGAGTCTTTCACACCTTGTGGCCCAGGAACAAAGGGCCGCAGAGATCATCGAGGAGGCAAAAAGGGGGCTGGAGGCTACAAAGAAGAGAGTGGAAGGGCTTCCCAGACCTGAGGTCTTTGTCCAGATAGGGGCAAATCCTCTCTTTACCGCTACAGGTAACTCCTTTGTCAACGAGTTCATCGAGTTTGCAGGAGCTATAAACATAGCGGGCGATGCAAAAACGGGTATCTATAGCAGGGAAGAAGTGATACGGAGGAATCCCGATGTTATTCTCATCGTAACCATGGGGATTGTGGGGGAGCAGGAAAAAGAGGTCTGGCTGAATTATAAGACCATAAACGCCGTGAAGAACCGGAAGATCTACACTGTGGACTCCTACCGTTTCTGTAGTCCCACCCCACTCAGTTTTGTTGTAACGGTAAAAGAGTTGGCAAGGATATTTCATGAAGATGGATAG
- a CDS encoding aminotransferase class I/II-fold pyridoxal phosphate-dependent enzyme gives MGHGGRVFQAAENLGISPYEILDFSANINAFFDLSAIKRLIEEHLDYIHVYPDPDLKRGRDALAEFLHLPTENVAVGNGASHLIHLLPQALRPKKVLIPVPTFSEYERGVLSAGAEISFLRLQEDEGFCLRAESLLSTLDPSVDMVILCNPNNPTGQLLLQEELEEIERHLRKDGTWLVVDEAFIDFVPEQKRPYLLEKTIDGRVVLLRSPTKCLAIPGLRLGYLAAPRTVIHSVIALTPPWSVNCFAQLILENFQDLYEVFKKGLPQLFAERNFLKGELGKNFKVFPSEANFLLFKSKGFTSTNPSKALLKHRILVRDCMNFRGLDEGFTRVAVRGRDENLKLIKAIREVT, from the coding sequence ATGGGACACGGCGGGAGAGTCTTTCAGGCTGCTGAGAACCTTGGGATCTCCCCCTATGAGATCCTCGATTTCAGTGCCAATATCAATGCATTTTTTGACCTTTCAGCCATAAAAAGGCTGATCGAGGAGCACCTCGACTATATACATGTCTACCCCGACCCCGATCTGAAGCGGGGACGAGATGCCCTGGCAGAGTTCCTCCATCTTCCTACAGAAAACGTCGCCGTTGGCAATGGCGCCAGCCACCTCATACACCTCCTCCCTCAGGCTTTGAGACCCAAGAAGGTCCTGATTCCCGTGCCCACCTTCTCGGAGTACGAGAGAGGGGTACTGAGTGCAGGAGCAGAGATCTCCTTCCTCAGGCTCCAAGAAGATGAAGGTTTCTGTCTGAGGGCCGAGTCGCTTCTGTCGACACTTGACCCTTCAGTAGATATGGTCATCCTCTGTAATCCCAACAACCCTACAGGGCAGCTCTTGCTGCAGGAGGAACTGGAAGAGATCGAACGGCACCTCCGAAAGGACGGGACATGGCTGGTGGTGGATGAGGCGTTCATCGACTTCGTCCCAGAACAGAAGAGGCCCTACCTCCTCGAGAAAACGATCGATGGCCGTGTTGTCCTGCTCAGGTCGCCCACCAAGTGCCTCGCAATACCCGGCCTGAGACTCGGCTATCTCGCTGCCCCCCGCACTGTCATCCATAGTGTTATTGCTCTTACTCCACCCTGGTCAGTCAACTGCTTTGCCCAACTGATCCTCGAGAACTTCCAGGATCTTTACGAGGTCTTCAAAAAGGGGCTTCCGCAGTTGTTCGCGGAGAGAAATTTCCTTAAAGGTGAACTTGGGAAGAACTTCAAGGTCTTCCCCTCTGAGGCCAACTTCCTTCTTTTCAAGTCCAAGGGGTTTACCTCAACGAACCCCTCCAAGGCCCTCCTTAAACACAGGATTCTGGTAAGGGATTGCATGAACTTCAGGGGATTGGACGAGGGATTTACCAGGGTGGCCGTAAGGGGTAGAGACGAGAACCTGAAGTTGATCAAGGCCATAAGGGAGGTAACGTGA
- the cobD gene encoding cobalamin biosynthesis protein CobD: MDRAFLILAAFFLDLILGDPRNYPHPVRAIGWCIRILEGWLRRVFTNLYLAGVLLGIAVAGGSFIIVWCLVHLGSLIHPWLGMGASCFLIYTAIAMRDLDREAKDVYEALVSDDIPKARRLQARIVGRDTEDLSPPEIVRATVESVAENTVDGITSPLFYACLGGAPLAMAFKAASTLDSMIGYRVERYRELGWFSARMDDLMNFVPARITGAIIPMAALVLGMEAKDSLRIMLRDRGKTPSPNAGIPEAAFAGALGIALGGVSFYRGRRTELPAIGDGLKEREPEDILRAIRLMYAASFFSLGTAFFILFALL, encoded by the coding sequence ATGGACAGAGCCTTTTTGATCCTTGCTGCCTTTTTTCTGGATCTCATCCTCGGCGACCCCAGAAACTACCCCCATCCCGTGCGGGCGATAGGATGGTGTATAAGGATCCTGGAGGGTTGGCTGCGTAGGGTCTTTACAAATCTTTATCTGGCAGGTGTGCTCCTGGGGATCGCTGTGGCAGGGGGAAGTTTCATTATCGTCTGGTGCTTGGTTCATCTCGGATCTCTGATCCACCCCTGGTTGGGGATGGGGGCCAGTTGCTTCCTCATCTATACCGCTATCGCCATGAGGGATCTCGACAGGGAAGCCAAGGACGTCTACGAGGCCTTGGTGAGCGATGATATCCCTAAGGCCAGGAGGCTTCAGGCCAGGATAGTGGGGCGGGATACAGAGGATCTATCCCCCCCAGAAATCGTAAGGGCGACAGTGGAGAGCGTGGCAGAGAATACCGTGGATGGAATTACCTCCCCCCTCTTTTACGCCTGTTTGGGAGGGGCGCCCCTGGCTATGGCCTTCAAGGCTGCAAGCACCCTCGACTCCATGATAGGATACAGGGTCGAGAGATATAGAGAGCTTGGCTGGTTTTCTGCCAGAATGGATGACCTGATGAACTTCGTTCCTGCGAGGATCACAGGAGCGATTATTCCCATGGCTGCCTTAGTTTTAGGGATGGAAGCGAAGGATAGCCTCCGGATCATGCTCAGAGACAGGGGCAAGACGCCGAGCCCCAATGCCGGGATCCCCGAGGCCGCCTTCGCAGGGGCCTTGGGGATTGCCCTCGGGGGTGTAAGCTTTTATCGGGGCCGGAGGACGGAGCTGCCGGCCATCGGCGACGGTCTGAAAGAGAGGGAACCAGAAGACATTCTCAGGGCGATACGGTTGATGTACGCAGCGAGTTTCTTCTCACTAGGAACTGCCTTTTTTATTCTCTTCGCGCTGCTATAA
- a CDS encoding iron ABC transporter permease, whose amino-acid sequence MKMDRRSTWIGWTFFLVALLIVVGFFSLGVGAVSIPLQKGLFFLTKGRGTPEYAILFEVRLPRILLGFAVGGGLAIAGVVLQGMFRNPLVEPYTLGISGGAALGVCLNIVSGGPEKLGIFSLPISGFLGAVGVISVVYILSTKGGIMRLSRLLLIGVMVSFIASSLIMLIMAITRTEDLHGIIFWIMGSLEEPNSSLIKAIIFISLGGLIISLIFALDLNALSLGEEEAFHLGVEVERVKKALFLLASFLTGCCVSVTGIIGFVGLVVPHLMRLLVGGDHRILLVASYLSGAIFLILCDTLARVVIVPMELPVGVITGLVGGSVFIYALSRKGASF is encoded by the coding sequence ATGAAGATGGATAGGAGATCTACCTGGATAGGTTGGACCTTTTTTCTAGTCGCACTCCTTATAGTAGTGGGTTTTTTTTCCCTCGGGGTGGGGGCAGTGAGCATTCCGTTACAAAAGGGTCTCTTTTTTCTCACAAAAGGGCGGGGGACCCCTGAATATGCCATCCTCTTTGAGGTACGCCTGCCGCGCATCCTTCTCGGTTTTGCCGTGGGAGGGGGCTTGGCCATAGCCGGGGTGGTTCTGCAGGGGATGTTTCGCAACCCTCTGGTCGAACCCTATACGCTGGGTATATCGGGAGGGGCGGCCTTGGGGGTATGTCTGAATATAGTCTCAGGTGGCCCTGAAAAGTTGGGTATTTTTTCCCTGCCCATAAGCGGCTTTCTGGGGGCAGTGGGGGTTATTTCTGTGGTCTATATCCTCAGCACCAAGGGAGGGATTATGAGGCTTTCCCGCCTCCTCCTGATCGGGGTGATGGTGAGCTTTATAGCCTCGTCCCTGATAATGCTCATTATGGCCATAACCAGGACGGAGGACCTCCATGGGATCATCTTCTGGATAATGGGTTCCCTTGAGGAACCCAACTCCTCCCTTATAAAGGCTATCATCTTCATCTCCCTCGGAGGATTGATTATCTCTTTAATCTTTGCACTCGACCTCAATGCCCTCTCTCTCGGGGAGGAGGAGGCCTTCCATCTGGGGGTGGAGGTGGAGAGGGTGAAGAAGGCCCTCTTTCTCCTTGCCTCTTTCCTCACGGGCTGCTGTGTCTCAGTGACGGGGATAATAGGTTTTGTAGGCCTGGTAGTCCCACATCTGATGCGTCTCCTTGTGGGAGGTGATCACCGGATACTCCTTGTGGCCTCCTACCTCTCAGGGGCCATCTTTCTCATCCTCTGCGACACCCTGGCGAGGGTGGTCATTGTGCCCATGGAGCTACCAGTAGGGGTGATAACAGGCCTTGTAGGTGGGAGTGTCTTTATATATGCACTGAGCAGGAAGGGGGCTTCCTTTTGA
- the cobT gene encoding nicotinate-nucleotide--dimethylbenzimidazole phosphoribosyltransferase: protein MQTLKNRLAAIEPLDEEAIQKAKERTRDLIMPSLALGRLHEISWRMAGIKKGIVGQLQHKVVMVAAGDHGVAEEGVSLYPQEVTRQMVLGFIRGVAAINVIAHHVGARVVVVDFGIKGEPDPLWLSAPDRFRDKKVAPGTNNIARGPAMTKEQAEEAILKGIEVFEEERKRGMDVIATGDMGIANTTASAAVICALTGLPPEEIAGRGTGLDNERLKKKVEVIKRALEINRPDPSDPLDVLAKEGGFEIGGICGWMLGGASDGLPVVVDGFISTAGAMLAVALEPKIKDYLFAGHLSEEKGHRSALEYLGLKPILDLGMRLGEGTGAALALPIIEAGVKLLAQISTFEEAGVSRSAG, encoded by the coding sequence ATGCAAACACTTAAAAACCGTCTTGCGGCCATCGAACCCCTGGATGAGGAGGCCATTCAAAAGGCGAAAGAACGTACCCGAGACCTCATCATGCCCTCCCTAGCCCTGGGGAGGCTCCACGAGATATCCTGGCGAATGGCAGGGATAAAGAAAGGAATCGTGGGCCAACTACAGCATAAGGTGGTCATGGTGGCAGCAGGGGACCACGGAGTGGCTGAGGAAGGGGTGAGCCTCTATCCTCAAGAGGTAACCCGGCAGATGGTCTTAGGATTCATAAGGGGCGTCGCGGCTATAAACGTAATCGCCCACCATGTGGGGGCCAGGGTCGTGGTGGTGGACTTCGGCATCAAAGGCGAACCAGACCCTTTGTGGCTTTCAGCACCGGATAGGTTCAGGGACAAAAAGGTCGCCCCGGGGACGAACAACATCGCACGGGGGCCTGCTATGACCAAAGAGCAGGCAGAGGAGGCGATCCTCAAGGGGATAGAGGTCTTTGAGGAGGAACGCAAACGAGGCATGGATGTCATCGCCACGGGTGACATGGGCATAGCCAACACCACTGCCTCTGCCGCAGTGATTTGCGCCCTCACAGGTCTCCCCCCCGAAGAGATAGCAGGTAGAGGCACTGGACTCGATAACGAACGGCTTAAAAAGAAGGTAGAGGTGATCAAAAGGGCGCTCGAGATCAACCGCCCCGATCCCTCGGACCCTCTGGACGTGCTGGCCAAGGAGGGAGGGTTTGAAATAGGGGGGATATGCGGGTGGATGCTTGGGGGTGCCTCAGATGGGCTTCCGGTCGTTGTAGATGGCTTTATTTCCACGGCAGGGGCCATGCTTGCTGTAGCGCTTGAACCAAAGATAAAGGACTACCTCTTCGCAGGTCACCTCTCAGAAGAAAAAGGACACCGCAGCGCCCTTGAGTATCTAGGCCTCAAACCCATCCTCGACCTCGGGATGAGGCTCGGGGAGGGTACAGGGGCCGCCCTTGCCCTTCCCATCATCGAGGCAGGGGTGAAGCTCCTCGCGCAAATATCTACCTTTGAGGAGGCAGGGGTGAGCAGGAGCGCAGGATGA